A section of the Thermotoga caldifontis AZM44c09 genome encodes:
- a CDS encoding NADH-quinone oxidoreductase subunit NuoE family protein yields MKSINATPDKLISVLQKAQEIFGYLSPQVQQYIADALNIPVSQVYGVVTFYNFFSMTPKGKVQIKVCLGTACYVKGADRIFERFLEELGVEPEKPTKDGQFSVHAVRCLGACSMAPVVLIGERDFYGRLKPDMVPRIIAKYREVK; encoded by the coding sequence ATGAAATCCATCAACGCAACGCCGGACAAACTCATCTCCGTTCTTCAAAAAGCCCAGGAAATTTTTGGATACCTTTCTCCACAGGTTCAGCAGTACATCGCGGACGCACTGAACATACCTGTGTCGCAAGTTTATGGAGTTGTCACGTTTTACAACTTTTTCTCCATGACGCCGAAGGGAAAGGTGCAGATAAAGGTCTGCCTTGGAACGGCGTGTTACGTGAAGGGAGCCGACAGGATCTTCGAGCGATTCTTGGAGGAACTCGGGGTAGAACCCGAGAAACCCACGAAAGACGGACAGTTCTCCGTTCACGCGGTCAGATGCCTGGGTGCCTGCAGCATGGCTCCCGTTGTTTTGATCGGCGAGAGGGATTTCTACGGTAGGTTGAAGCCTGATATGGTGCCGAGGATCATAGCGAAGTATCGGGAGGTGAAGTGA
- the nusB gene encoding transcription antitermination factor NusB, with translation MSRRSRMRELVFKVIFQNEFRNDLIETVLEEVLAKEKSDSIRRDVERYVKGIYERLNVIDEKISSCLENWTFDRLSCVDRSVLRLGTYELLYEPDVPVQVTLDEAIELAKKYGTENSGRFVNGVLDRIAKQYVSEEKWRL, from the coding sequence ATGTCGCGCCGCAGCAGGATGAGGGAGTTAGTCTTCAAAGTGATATTCCAGAACGAGTTTCGAAACGATCTCATCGAAACTGTCCTTGAAGAAGTTCTCGCAAAAGAAAAATCGGATTCGATCCGTAGAGACGTCGAAAGATATGTCAAAGGTATATACGAACGCCTGAACGTCATAGATGAAAAGATATCTTCGTGTTTGGAGAACTGGACCTTTGATCGTCTCTCGTGCGTGGACAGGTCCGTGTTGCGATTGGGAACTTACGAACTGCTCTACGAACCAGATGTACCTGTACAGGTGACTTTAGACGAAGCTATAGAGCTCGCCAAAAAGTACGGCACTGAAAACAGCGGCAGGTTTGTCAACGGCGTTCTTGACAGAATAGCCAAGCAGTACGTTTCAGAAGAAAAGTGGCGCTTGTAA
- the nuoE gene encoding NADH-quinone oxidoreductase subunit NuoE, whose amino-acid sequence MVDRETVVKLVRSVKNQALEERDMLINALHQIQNYFGNYIPVEAAQLVAEELNVPESKVYEVLTFYTMFSTKPRGKYVIRVCVNLPCHVTGGRQIVETLKETLGIDFDQTTKDGLFTLEKTSCLGLCGVAPVIMVNDEYYGDLTPKKVKELIERLKAGGDAK is encoded by the coding sequence GTGGTCGACCGCGAAACTGTCGTCAAGCTGGTGCGCAGTGTGAAGAATCAGGCGCTCGAAGAGAGAGACATGCTCATCAACGCGTTACACCAGATCCAGAACTATTTCGGCAATTACATACCCGTGGAAGCGGCACAACTCGTGGCTGAGGAACTGAACGTGCCCGAATCGAAGGTTTACGAGGTCCTCACGTTCTACACGATGTTTTCAACCAAACCGAGAGGAAAGTACGTCATCAGAGTCTGCGTCAACCTGCCCTGTCACGTGACTGGAGGCAGACAGATCGTTGAAACGTTGAAAGAAACGCTCGGCATCGATTTCGATCAGACCACGAAAGATGGTCTGTTCACGCTGGAGAAAACGAGTTGTCTCGGTCTCTGCGGTGTTGCCCCGGTGATCATGGTGAACGACGAATACTACGGTGATCTGACCCCGAAAAAAGTGAAGGAGCTCATCGAGCGGTTGAAGGCCGGGGGTGATGCCAAGTGA
- the nuoF gene encoding NADH-quinone oxidoreductase subunit NuoF, whose product MKPILVLVSVDSNSVLLGAKQFVNYLKEAIEKYNLKDTVDVLETGSMGVYTQGVVMAVFPDDVYYSVRSIEDVEKIVSEHLLKGRPVLSLEIPRERLKLIVEREKVTEEVRIVLRNVGVIDPRSIDQYIARDGYFALHKALFEMTPEQVIQTIKESGLRGRGGAGFPTGLKWEFTAKAKADQKYVVCNADEGEPGTFKDRLIMEGDPHSVIEAMVICGYAVGANKGYIYIRGEYYGSVENVQKAIKDAYEYGFLGKNILGSNFSFDLTVRLGAGAYVCGEETALLESIEGKSGRPRLKPPYPPTHGLFGKPTVINNVETFANVPQIILNGANWFKQFGTKGSPGTKVFSLVGNVVRRGIVEVPMGVTVRELIYKFGGGLAGGKQLYMVQTGGTAGTFIGIDKLDVPIDYDSFRDHGVSIGSGVILAMDEDVCPVDVALNTMEFFEHESCGKCTPCREGTRLAVEILRRMSKGQGKKEDLDTLRQIAIVTQEASLCGLGQSINVPLLSILDNFREDFLAHIGATSCPRGVCRFEKPKVKTKV is encoded by the coding sequence GTGAAACCCATACTCGTTCTCGTCTCCGTGGATTCCAACAGCGTTCTGCTCGGTGCGAAGCAATTCGTCAACTACCTTAAGGAAGCCATAGAGAAGTACAACCTGAAAGACACGGTCGATGTTCTCGAAACTGGCAGCATGGGCGTATACACGCAGGGTGTTGTCATGGCGGTGTTTCCGGACGATGTGTACTATTCCGTGCGCTCGATCGAGGACGTTGAGAAGATCGTTTCGGAACATCTTTTGAAAGGGAGGCCCGTGCTGTCTCTCGAAATTCCGAGAGAGCGTTTGAAACTCATCGTCGAGAGGGAGAAAGTCACAGAAGAAGTGCGCATCGTTCTGAGAAACGTCGGAGTGATAGATCCAAGGAGTATAGATCAGTACATCGCGAGGGATGGTTACTTCGCACTCCACAAGGCTCTGTTTGAAATGACACCAGAGCAGGTCATTCAAACGATAAAGGAATCCGGCTTGAGGGGTAGAGGTGGCGCAGGCTTTCCAACAGGTTTGAAGTGGGAGTTCACAGCGAAGGCGAAGGCTGATCAGAAATACGTGGTGTGCAACGCCGACGAAGGTGAACCCGGTACGTTCAAAGACAGGTTGATCATGGAAGGAGATCCCCATTCGGTCATAGAAGCGATGGTGATCTGTGGCTACGCGGTGGGTGCGAACAAAGGTTACATCTACATAAGAGGAGAGTACTACGGTTCGGTGGAAAACGTACAGAAAGCGATCAAGGATGCGTACGAGTACGGTTTTCTGGGAAAGAACATTCTCGGCAGCAATTTCTCGTTCGATCTCACCGTCAGGCTCGGCGCAGGTGCCTACGTCTGTGGTGAGGAGACCGCGTTGCTGGAGTCCATCGAAGGTAAATCCGGCAGGCCAAGGCTCAAACCACCTTACCCACCAACCCATGGCCTGTTCGGCAAGCCAACCGTGATAAACAACGTGGAAACCTTCGCGAACGTACCGCAGATAATCCTGAACGGCGCGAACTGGTTCAAACAGTTCGGTACAAAAGGTTCACCCGGCACGAAGGTCTTCTCCCTCGTTGGCAACGTCGTGAGGAGAGGTATCGTCGAAGTGCCGATGGGCGTAACCGTCAGAGAATTGATATACAAGTTCGGCGGAGGACTCGCCGGTGGAAAGCAGCTGTACATGGTCCAGACTGGTGGGACAGCCGGCACCTTCATAGGTATCGATAAGCTCGATGTTCCAATCGATTACGATTCGTTCAGAGATCACGGTGTATCCATCGGTTCTGGAGTGATACTCGCCATGGATGAAGACGTGTGCCCTGTCGATGTTGCCCTCAACACGATGGAGTTCTTCGAACACGAATCTTGCGGTAAATGCACACCGTGCCGTGAGGGTACAAGGCTCGCTGTGGAGATCCTGAGGAGAATGAGCAAAGGTCAGGGAAAGAAAGAGGATCTCGATACGCTCAGACAGATCGCCATCGTCACCCAGGAAGCCTCGCTGTGTGGTCTTGGTCAGAGCATAAACGTCCCGTTGCTCTCGATACTGGACAACTTCAGAGAAGACTTTCTTGCCCACATAGGTGCCACGAGCTGCCCAAGAGGAGTTTGCAGGTTCGAAAAACCCAAAGTTAAGACGAAGGTGTAA
- the scpB gene encoding SMC-Scp complex subunit ScpB, with protein sequence MNLRAAVEALLFASRGMTLKRLSRLLEVNEEELLQIVEEIEKDYLREEHGVELKKLGDVYRFYTKPEYAQLVVKATSLRTVKLTSSQLEIVAAILLNGPLTLAALNEIRGKESSHLVRALHKAGVITRKKKGGKYVYDLSKSFRETMAVENVLGQEAEHSVTPSS encoded by the coding sequence TTGAACCTCAGGGCGGCGGTTGAAGCGTTGCTCTTTGCGAGCCGTGGGATGACTCTGAAGAGGCTTTCAAGGTTGCTGGAAGTGAATGAAGAGGAACTCCTGCAAATTGTTGAAGAGATCGAGAAGGACTATCTCAGGGAAGAACACGGTGTAGAACTCAAAAAGCTCGGTGACGTTTACAGGTTCTACACCAAACCCGAGTACGCCCAGCTCGTCGTGAAAGCCACGAGTTTGAGGACCGTTAAACTCACCTCGAGTCAGTTGGAGATCGTCGCGGCGATCCTCCTCAACGGTCCTTTGACGTTGGCGGCACTCAACGAGATCAGGGGCAAAGAATCGTCCCACCTGGTGAGAGCTCTACACAAAGCGGGAGTCATAACACGGAAGAAGAAGGGCGGGAAATACGTTTACGATCTGAGCAAATCCTTCCGGGAAACAATGGCGGTGGAGAACGTGCTCGGCCAGGAGGCCGAGCACAGCGTTACACCTTCGTCTTAA
- the nuoF gene encoding NADH-quinone oxidoreductase subunit NuoF translates to MPLTTSTILICAGGACISSGEISVKEALQREIRKYGLDEVVRIVETGCMGACSLGPLMVIYPEGVFYQKLTPQAAEKIVQEHLLKGRIVQEYLYKMPTGEAVPEAMDKLPFFARQVKIATRNVGYIDPANIEEYIARDGYFALTKVLTEMTPEQVIEEIKRSGLRGRGGAGFPTGLKWELTRKAKGDRKYVVCNADEGDPGAFMDRSILEGDPHTVLEAMAIAGYAIGAQQGYIYVRAEYPLAIERLQIAIAQAREYGFLGKNILGTDFNFDIEIRIGAGAFVCGEETALIASIEGKRGQPRVKPPYPAQSGVWGCPTVINNVETLACIPPIIIKGAEWFRSIGTASSPGTKVFALAGKITNTGLVEVPMGITLRELLYEIGGGSSTGKKIKAVQTGGPSGGCIPSEYFDTPVDYESLQKLGAIMGSGGMIVMDEDDCMVDVAKFFLEFTVDESCGKCTPCREGTRQMLKILEKITSGEGTEEDLQELETLGNIIKDTSLCGLGQTAPNPVLSTLRYYRHEYEAHVKEKRCPALRCKALIRYVIDASKCVGCTACARVCPVNAISGELRKVHSIDNSVCIRCGSCIEVCRFGAISKVSP, encoded by the coding sequence GTGCCACTGACCACGAGTACCATCCTGATCTGCGCTGGAGGCGCTTGCATCTCGTCCGGAGAAATCAGTGTCAAAGAAGCCCTTCAGAGGGAAATAAGAAAGTACGGTCTGGACGAAGTGGTGAGGATCGTCGAAACTGGTTGCATGGGCGCCTGCAGCCTTGGACCGCTCATGGTCATCTATCCTGAGGGTGTCTTCTACCAGAAGTTGACACCCCAGGCGGCAGAAAAGATAGTTCAGGAGCACCTCCTCAAGGGCAGGATCGTGCAAGAGTATCTGTACAAAATGCCAACGGGAGAAGCCGTGCCAGAAGCGATGGACAAACTGCCGTTCTTTGCGAGACAGGTGAAGATCGCCACGCGAAACGTCGGTTACATAGATCCTGCGAACATAGAGGAGTACATCGCGAGGGACGGATACTTCGCCCTGACGAAGGTGCTGACCGAAATGACGCCGGAACAAGTGATAGAAGAGATCAAGCGCAGTGGCTTGAGGGGTAGAGGTGGCGCAGGCTTCCCCACGGGATTGAAGTGGGAGCTCACACGGAAGGCCAAGGGTGACAGAAAGTACGTGGTGTGCAACGCTGACGAAGGAGATCCAGGAGCCTTCATGGATCGATCCATACTCGAGGGTGATCCCCACACGGTACTCGAAGCGATGGCGATCGCTGGCTACGCCATCGGTGCCCAGCAGGGTTACATATACGTTCGAGCGGAGTACCCGCTCGCGATAGAGAGACTCCAGATAGCGATAGCACAGGCGAGAGAATACGGTTTCCTTGGAAAGAACATTCTCGGAACCGATTTCAACTTCGACATAGAGATCCGCATAGGTGCGGGTGCTTTCGTGTGTGGAGAGGAGACCGCGCTCATCGCGTCGATCGAAGGCAAGAGGGGTCAGCCCAGGGTCAAACCGCCTTACCCAGCTCAGAGTGGTGTCTGGGGTTGTCCCACGGTGATAAACAACGTCGAGACGCTGGCGTGCATACCTCCCATCATCATAAAGGGAGCGGAATGGTTCAGAAGCATCGGAACGGCCTCTTCGCCCGGAACGAAAGTGTTCGCACTCGCCGGTAAGATCACCAACACCGGTCTGGTCGAAGTACCCATGGGTATCACGCTGAGGGAACTGCTGTACGAAATCGGTGGTGGTTCCTCCACAGGTAAGAAGATCAAGGCCGTACAGACCGGCGGTCCCAGTGGCGGTTGTATCCCTTCGGAATACTTCGACACACCGGTGGACTACGAATCGTTGCAGAAGCTCGGAGCAATAATGGGATCCGGTGGAATGATCGTCATGGACGAGGACGACTGCATGGTGGACGTTGCGAAGTTCTTCCTGGAGTTCACCGTCGACGAGTCGTGTGGTAAGTGCACTCCGTGCAGGGAAGGAACCAGACAGATGTTGAAGATCTTGGAAAAGATAACCTCCGGTGAGGGAACCGAGGAAGACCTCCAGGAACTCGAGACGCTCGGAAACATAATCAAAGACACCTCTCTGTGCGGCCTCGGTCAAACTGCTCCGAACCCCGTGCTGAGCACGCTGAGATACTACCGCCACGAGTACGAGGCACACGTCAAGGAGAAGCGCTGTCCTGCTCTACGCTGCAAGGCACTCATAAGGTACGTTATCGACGCTTCAAAATGTGTCGGCTGTACTGCCTGCGCCCGGGTGTGCCCTGTGAACGCTATCAGCGGTGAACTCAGAAAGGTCCATTCGATCGACAACAGTGTGTGCATCAGGTGTGGAAGTTGCATAGAAGTGTGCAGGTTTGGAGCCATAAGCAAAGTCTCGCCGTGA
- a CDS encoding (2Fe-2S) ferredoxin domain-containing protein codes for MSKIKSIEDLMKIKEKALKELQLRDTGKRGKITVAMGTCGIAAGAKETLRAIVEALAENNISDIAVVQSGCMGLCEVEPTIEVRLEGQEPVVYGHVTPENAKRIVKQHILGNQIVSDLLVRKGEM; via the coding sequence ATGAGCAAGATCAAATCCATCGAGGATCTCATGAAAATCAAGGAGAAGGCCCTGAAAGAACTGCAGCTCAGGGATACGGGCAAAAGGGGAAAGATCACCGTCGCAATGGGTACGTGTGGGATCGCCGCAGGGGCGAAAGAAACGCTTCGCGCAATTGTTGAGGCGCTCGCCGAGAACAACATAAGCGACATTGCCGTCGTGCAGTCCGGCTGCATGGGATTGTGCGAAGTGGAACCCACGATCGAGGTACGACTCGAGGGTCAGGAACCCGTTGTGTACGGTCATGTGACACCGGAAAATGCAAAGAGGATCGTCAAACAACACATACTTGGAAACCAGATCGTCTCCGACTTGCTGGTGAGAAAGGGAGAGATGTGA
- a CDS encoding formate--tetrahydrofolate ligase — protein MTLSNTVQLKPVIEIANKLSIPMEHLKLYGNYIAKVSHRLLSELRPKGKLIVVTAITPTPAGEGKTTTSIGLSMALNRLGFTSIVTLREPSLGPVFGIKGGATGGGKSQVLPMEDINLHFTGDIHAVSSAHNLISAMIDAHVRFGNELDIDVTKITWPRTVDMNDRALREIVVGLGGHANGYPRQDRFVITAASEIMAILCLAKDLQDLKKRVGEIVVGWTRTNKPVKVSDLQVQGSVAVLLKDAINPNLVQTSENTPAFVHGGPFANIAHGTNSIIATKMALGLSDFVVTETGFGSDLGAEKFLDFVAPTAGLRPSAVVIVATVRALKFHGGMNLKDLSKPSVEALQRGVENLKVHIENMKKYRVPVVVAINRFDTDTEEELRFLQDFVEGMDVPVAVNEVFAKGSEGAVELAEKVVRVADDSRYEPLLKGSEPVREKIEILAREIYRAKNVVFTKEAEASLERLEKNGYGNLPLIVAKTQYSISDDPDKLGAPKDYTFTVRDFLLSAGAGFVVAVAGDIMLMPGLGKKPNAVNIDIDENGNIVGLF, from the coding sequence ATGACGCTCTCGAACACCGTTCAGTTGAAGCCTGTCATTGAGATAGCCAACAAACTCTCGATTCCTATGGAACATCTGAAGCTGTACGGGAACTACATCGCGAAGGTGTCTCACAGGCTACTTTCAGAACTGCGACCCAAAGGTAAGTTGATCGTGGTCACCGCCATCACACCGACTCCCGCCGGTGAGGGGAAAACAACGACGAGCATAGGACTGTCGATGGCTCTGAACAGACTCGGTTTCACCTCCATCGTGACGTTGAGAGAACCCTCCCTCGGGCCAGTGTTTGGCATAAAGGGCGGGGCAACCGGTGGCGGCAAATCTCAAGTGCTGCCGATGGAAGACATAAACCTCCATTTCACAGGTGACATACACGCAGTCTCGAGTGCTCACAATCTGATCTCTGCGATGATCGATGCACACGTCAGGTTCGGAAACGAACTGGATATAGACGTGACTAAGATCACGTGGCCGAGGACCGTGGACATGAACGACCGTGCGCTGAGAGAGATCGTGGTGGGGTTGGGAGGACACGCAAACGGTTATCCGAGACAGGACAGGTTCGTCATCACGGCTGCTTCAGAGATCATGGCCATTCTGTGTCTTGCGAAGGATTTGCAGGATCTGAAGAAGCGTGTTGGGGAGATCGTGGTGGGCTGGACGAGAACCAACAAACCCGTGAAGGTTTCGGACCTGCAGGTTCAAGGTTCTGTCGCGGTTCTGCTGAAGGATGCCATCAATCCGAACCTCGTTCAAACCAGTGAGAACACGCCCGCGTTCGTTCACGGTGGACCGTTCGCCAACATCGCCCACGGTACCAATTCCATCATCGCTACGAAAATGGCGCTCGGTCTGAGCGATTTCGTTGTGACCGAGACTGGCTTTGGCTCCGATCTCGGTGCGGAGAAGTTTCTGGATTTCGTCGCGCCGACAGCGGGTCTGAGACCGTCAGCTGTTGTTATCGTCGCCACCGTCAGGGCGTTGAAGTTCCACGGAGGAATGAATCTCAAGGATCTGAGCAAACCGAGCGTTGAGGCATTACAAAGAGGTGTGGAAAATTTGAAAGTTCACATCGAGAACATGAAGAAGTACAGAGTGCCCGTGGTTGTCGCAATAAACAGGTTCGATACCGATACCGAGGAAGAGCTGCGCTTTTTGCAGGACTTCGTTGAAGGTATGGATGTTCCGGTGGCGGTCAACGAAGTATTCGCGAAGGGTTCAGAAGGAGCCGTGGAACTTGCGGAAAAGGTCGTGCGGGTTGCAGACGATTCGAGGTACGAGCCCCTGCTGAAGGGATCCGAACCCGTGCGTGAGAAGATAGAAATACTCGCGCGAGAGATCTACAGGGCGAAGAACGTTGTTTTCACGAAGGAGGCAGAAGCTTCGCTCGAGAGGCTCGAAAAGAACGGTTATGGGAATTTACCTCTGATAGTGGCAAAAACCCAGTATTCCATATCAGACGATCCTGACAAACTCGGTGCCCCGAAGGATTACACGTTCACCGTGAGGGACTTTCTGCTTTCGGCGGGCGCAGGATTCGTCGTGGCGGTGGCTGGAGACATCATGCTGATGCCGGGCCTTGGAAAGAAGCCGAACGCTGTGAACATCGACATCGATGAGAACGGTAACATCGTTGGGCTGTTCTGA
- a CDS encoding segregation and condensation protein A, whose protein sequence is MELIFRLPQFEGPLDLLLHLVKKRKINVRQIPISQLADEFIEYVERMKKLDLQIASDFFVMASQLMEIKSRYLLPSLSERERQQLKTMEEDIYRRIEMYEQVKQLADRIEKNADKFLSRRIVRVTPVPYVQQEKLMNILKALLQELNIRASALRIKRLPTTVDQEMSEILRLLNDGNELDIYELLKDAGSKYELIVRFLAILELVHLRRAELVNQNGIFLLRRYEPIEPQGGG, encoded by the coding sequence TTGGAATTAATATTCAGATTACCTCAGTTCGAAGGTCCACTCGATCTGCTGTTGCACCTGGTCAAGAAGCGCAAGATAAATGTGCGACAGATCCCAATATCTCAGCTCGCGGATGAGTTCATCGAGTACGTTGAAAGAATGAAGAAACTCGATCTGCAGATAGCCTCGGACTTCTTCGTCATGGCTTCACAGCTGATGGAGATCAAATCGAGATACCTGTTACCCTCCCTCTCGGAGAGAGAAAGGCAGCAGTTGAAGACGATGGAAGAAGACATCTACAGACGGATCGAAATGTACGAGCAAGTCAAACAGCTCGCAGATCGGATTGAAAAGAACGCTGACAAGTTTCTGTCCCGCAGGATCGTGCGTGTGACACCGGTGCCGTACGTCCAGCAGGAGAAACTAATGAACATACTCAAAGCACTGTTACAAGAGCTGAACATAAGAGCTTCGGCGCTCAGGATCAAAAGGCTTCCCACCACGGTCGATCAGGAGATGAGCGAGATATTGAGACTGCTGAACGATGGAAACGAGCTGGACATCTACGAACTTTTGAAAGATGCCGGCAGCAAATACGAGCTGATCGTTCGCTTCCTTGCGATCCTGGAACTCGTACATTTGAGAAGAGCCGAACTGGTGAATCAAAACGGTATTTTTCTGCTGAGGAGGTACGAGCCGATTGAACCTCAGGGCGGCGGTTGA
- the trpS gene encoding tryptophan--tRNA ligase translates to MRLLSGVRPTGKPHIGNYVGALRNWKLLQDEGHECFFFVADWHALTTAYDDTKQLQQHTIEVMRAFLACGLDPQKSVLFVQSGVKEHAELALLFSMIVPLPWLERVPTYKEMKQQLAEKDLSNAGFLLYPVLQAADILIYMAEGVPVGEDQVYHIELTREIARRFNYFYGPTFPEPQAVLSIVPKLPGTDGRKMSKSYGNIIPLENTAKELEKSILPMVTDPARKRRTDPGDPNKCPVWDYHRAFGISEEEKQWVFDGCTTAKIGCIDCKKLLLKNMLRELEPIWERYSKVDARFAMDVIVEGNRKAKSTAQRTMELVRSRMNLLF, encoded by the coding sequence TTGAGGCTTCTGAGCGGTGTCAGACCCACCGGAAAACCTCACATCGGTAACTACGTCGGTGCCCTGAGAAACTGGAAACTGCTTCAGGATGAAGGTCACGAGTGCTTCTTCTTCGTTGCGGACTGGCACGCGTTGACCACGGCCTACGATGACACGAAGCAGCTCCAGCAGCACACGATCGAAGTCATGAGAGCGTTTTTGGCGTGCGGTCTGGATCCACAAAAATCAGTTCTCTTCGTTCAATCCGGGGTCAAAGAGCACGCCGAACTGGCTCTACTGTTTTCGATGATCGTTCCTTTGCCATGGTTGGAGAGAGTTCCAACGTACAAAGAGATGAAGCAGCAGCTTGCCGAGAAGGACCTTTCGAACGCCGGTTTTCTCCTCTATCCCGTGCTCCAGGCGGCCGACATACTGATCTACATGGCCGAAGGCGTGCCCGTCGGGGAAGATCAAGTGTACCACATCGAGCTGACGAGAGAGATCGCCAGAAGGTTCAATTACTTCTACGGTCCAACCTTTCCAGAACCACAAGCGGTGTTGTCGATCGTGCCGAAGCTTCCCGGAACAGACGGTCGAAAGATGAGCAAGAGTTACGGCAACATAATACCTTTGGAGAACACTGCTAAGGAGCTCGAAAAGAGCATTTTACCGATGGTGACCGATCCGGCGAGGAAACGCAGAACCGATCCGGGCGATCCGAACAAATGCCCCGTCTGGGATTACCACAGGGCGTTCGGAATAAGTGAAGAGGAGAAACAATGGGTGTTCGATGGATGCACGACTGCGAAGATCGGATGCATCGACTGTAAGAAGTTGCTTCTGAAAAACATGTTGAGAGAATTAGAACCCATATGGGAGAGGTACTCGAAAGTAGATGCACGCTTCGCCATGGACGTGATCGTGGAGGGAAACCGCAAAGCGAAGAGCACCGCACAGCGCACGATGGAACTGGTCAGGAGTAGAATGAATCTACTCTTTTGA
- a CDS encoding Asp23/Gls24 family envelope stress response protein produces the protein MDKGFGTIDISDNAIREIAFRSACSVLEFSDEKKQKKLKKSIDIERTPEDNIIVSMKISVPFGKPFTEIARKLMEQVKLDIERMTDLQVTSVNVTIEDVEETSLVKEEEEETKE, from the coding sequence ATGGATAAGGGTTTCGGAACGATAGACATATCTGACAACGCGATAAGGGAGATCGCCTTCAGGAGTGCTTGCTCCGTACTGGAATTCTCTGACGAGAAGAAGCAAAAGAAACTCAAAAAGTCGATTGACATCGAAAGGACTCCCGAAGACAACATCATAGTTTCAATGAAGATCTCGGTACCGTTCGGGAAACCTTTCACCGAAATCGCCCGGAAACTGATGGAACAGGTGAAGTTGGACATCGAACGGATGACAGACTTGCAGGTAACTTCGGTCAATGTGACCATAGAAGATGTGGAAGAAACCAGTTTGGTGAAGGAAGAGGAGGAAGAGACCAAGGAGTGA
- a CDS encoding bifunctional 5,10-methylenetetrahydrofolate dehydrogenase/5,10-methenyltetrahydrofolate cyclohydrolase encodes MYIDCKSIARTIDEETLSLTSKNRARLVSLAIEPDEGTISYLKSQQKKAKSLNIDHETFVLEDVAALRQKLLELSKDETVHGIFVAHPLPKGIDEFEIASLIDPNKDVEGRNPVNLGKLMYGEESFAPCTAAAVVEILSRNMDLQGRNVVIIGRSNTVGLPLSIMLLRRDRSATVTVCHTKTRNLEEKTLQADVIVVAVGRAAFLKPEVVKDGAFVIDVGINVVGDKVVGDVDPEVEKKAIVTPVPGGVGVVTTAILMNRVARTASRGGQA; translated from the coding sequence TTGTACATCGACTGTAAAAGTATAGCGAGGACCATAGACGAAGAAACGCTGTCTTTGACGAGCAAGAACCGTGCCCGATTGGTGAGTCTGGCGATAGAACCCGACGAAGGAACGATCTCGTACCTCAAAAGCCAGCAGAAGAAAGCGAAAAGTTTGAACATCGATCACGAGACGTTCGTGCTGGAAGACGTCGCAGCTTTGAGGCAGAAGCTTCTGGAACTTTCGAAAGATGAAACGGTGCACGGCATCTTCGTTGCACACCCACTGCCGAAAGGAATCGATGAATTCGAGATCGCATCGCTCATAGATCCCAACAAGGACGTCGAGGGGAGGAACCCCGTAAACCTTGGAAAGCTCATGTACGGCGAAGAGAGTTTCGCGCCTTGTACGGCCGCAGCGGTTGTCGAGATCCTGAGCAGGAACATGGACCTACAAGGAAGGAACGTCGTGATAATAGGCAGGAGCAACACTGTGGGTTTACCGCTGAGTATAATGCTGCTGAGGCGTGACAGGAGTGCCACGGTCACCGTGTGCCACACGAAAACGAGGAATCTGGAAGAGAAGACGCTCCAGGCGGACGTGATCGTCGTGGCGGTCGGAAGGGCAGCCTTCTTGAAACCTGAGGTGGTGAAGGATGGTGCTTTCGTCATCGATGTTGGTATCAACGTTGTGGGGGACAAGGTTGTGGGGGATGTTGATCCAGAGGTTGAGAAGAAAGCGATCGTCACACCGGTACCTGGTGGTGTAGGTGTTGTGACCACCGCGATACTGATGAACCGGGTTGCCCGAACAGCATCGAGAGGTGGTCAGGCTTGA